TCGTAGTGCGGAATGCGAGTCCGCTCTAATGCTGCGGACTGAAGTCCGCACTACGAACCGACACAAAAAAGGTTCGTAGTGCGGACTTGAGTCCGCTCCAATGCTGCGGACTTAAGTCCACACTACGAACCGACACAAAAAAGGTTCGTAGTGCGGACTTGAGTCCGCTCTAATGCTGCGGACTTAAGTCCGCACTACGAACCGACACAAAAAAGGTTCGTAGTGCGGACTTGAGTCCGCTCTAATGCTGCGGACTGAAGTCCGCACTACGAACCGACACAAAAAAGGTTCGTAGTGCGGAATGCGAGTCCGCTCTAATGCTGCGGACTGAAGTCCGCACTACGAACCGATCGCGCGTGCGGTTAATCTGGAGACGATATGAGATGGTGCGTAATTGACCGGATCGTGATAGGAGACTTGTAGGAACAGGGCATTGCCGTGTCCCTACCCGCAGCTTTAAAAAAATCGTATTAGAATCAGGAACGGCGCCACTTATTGAGATAAGCTTCGCCAATCCCAGCCACAGCTTGCATTTGAACGAGCTGTTCCCGTAAACCTTTGATGGTTCTTTGCTGTTCTTGAGACTGTTGCTGCAAATCCTCGTAATTTCGCTGTTTCGCCGCACTTTGACTCAATTGATGTTCTAGAGAGTGGAACTGGACGAGTTGAACTTGCAAGTTGCCGATCGCACTTGACATTTGTGCTAACTGGTGCTGCAAATCTTCGTAACTCGACTTAGACACTGTTTGCTGCAATTGGCTGGCGAGATTTTGCCTTTCCGTAGCGAATTGCTGGTGCAATTGGGCGATCGCACTTTCTTTGTCGGCTACTTGATGCTGCAAAGTTTCCAAATCGCTCGACTTGGAGGCTAATTGCTGCTGCAATTCGTTAGCCCAATGTTCTTTTTCGGCAACTTGATGCTGCAAAGATTCCAAATCGCTCGACTTGGAGGCTAATTGCTGCTGCAATTCGTTGGCCCAATGTTCTTTTTCGGCAACTTGATGCTGCAAAGATTCCAAATCGCTCGACTTGGAGGCTAGTTGCTGCTGCAATTCGTTGGCCCAATGTTCTTTTTCGGCTACTTGATGCTGCAAAGATTCGTAACTTGACTTCGGTACAGTTTCCTGCAATTGACTTTCGAGATTTTGCTTTTCGGTAGCTAATTGCTGCTGCAATTGGGCGATCGCACTTTCGCCTTCGCTCAACTGCTGCTGCAAAGATTCGTAACTTGACTTCGATACAGTTTCCTGCAATTGACTTTCGAGATTTTGCTTTTCGGTAGCTAATTGCTGCTGCAATTGGGCGATCGTACTTTCGCGTTCAGTCAACTGCTGCTGTGAAGCTTCATAACTTACTTGCAGGGGATTTGACTGTACGCTCACCGAGTCCAATAGAGTTTCTGCCGTTATCGCGTCATTACTGTCGCTTTTTTCGGCTGTTTCCCCTTCCAATTCAGCGGTCTCGACCGCAATTTCTTCACCTTTTTTCCAAGTGACACTAACTTGACTCTTGTCCTTAGAAATATCCAGAGCGCCTTTTGCCAAGCGTTCTAGGAGTTCCGACCTTGATATTCCCAGCTTTCGAGCGATCGCGTTCAACCGATCGGCACTAGAAGGAGTCAGCGAAAGTCCGACTTTGACTTTGCTGTCTGGATTTGAACTAACTACATTGCGATTTTTTTTGACCATTGGCATTTTCCTCATGCCAACCTACACTTATTAGTATAGTGGCTGAAGCTTGTATTTAAAATCAATTTTTGTTACTTACCAATTGTGGCAGATTCCGTTCCCAATCTCACAAAAATTCGTGAAGATTCTCTTGGGTTCATTCCTCGCAGCAGAACCGCTTAAACATTCCCCGGGCGGTTTTTTTGCGTCACGATCCCGCAGATAGCACATTTGAGCTTGTCAAATACTATCTAACTTGGCGCTGTTTGTCACGGGTGCGGCGCGATCGACCAAATCCAAATCAGCCGCCCGATAGTCTTTGGAATGCTGCAAAAATAGGAGTCTCCACCATTTCCGTTTCCTTGGGCGACTCCACAGCAACGCCGGCGCGGGAAAATCGGCACCTCAAGCCAAGTACGGTTGATGAGCTTGCCAAATTTGGGCGATCGATCGAGTATACTTAGCCTCGCAGTCAGCGTCACAGCCGAACAGAGGCTGCACATCCAGAACAATCAAATTGCCGCTGGGGATCGTTCTAAATTATCGCATTAATCGATCGGCAGTGCGATCGTAAATTGGGCCCCCTCACCCAACACAGAAGAGCAAGTCAAAGTGCCGCCGTGCATTTCTTCCACTATCTGGCGGCTAATAGACAAACCCAACCCCGTCCCTTCACCGACTAATTTCGTAGTGAACAAGTGGTCAAAAATGTGTGCTTTTACATCCTGAGAAATCCCTTTACCGTTATCTTTAATTTTGACTACGACCCTTTGTCTGTCTTCACTTAATTCGGTTGTAATAGTAATCTTATTAGGAGACGCTTCAATGTCATGATAACTGCGTCCGTAACTGCACTCATTCACAGCATCGATCGCATTTGAGATCACATTCATAAACACCTGATTCAGTTGTCCCAAATAACATTTTACGGGAGGGATATCTTTATATTCCTTAAGAACTTGAATTTCGGGGCGAGTATCTTGAGCTTTCAGGCGGTGCTGCAAAATCATCAGCGTGCTATCAATACCGTCGCAGATGTTAGCCAAGACTTTCACAGCCGTATCGGCGCGGGAGAAGGTGCGGAGGGAAGTGCTGATGTTGCGGAGGCGATCGCATCCGATCTCCATTGATGATAGCATCTTCGCTGTATCTTGCAATACATATTCTAAATCAATGTTTACCGCGTGAAATTCAATATCTTTCCCTGGATTTGGACATTCTTGCTGATAAAGCCGCAAATGCTCAACAATGTCTTGTAATGCCAAATTTAACTCCTTGATATTGCCATAAATAAAACCGACTGGATTGTTGATTTCGTGAGCCACACCAGCAACTAAATTGCCCAAAGCCGACATTTTTTCGTTCTGAATTAACTGAAGCTGCGATTGCTTGACTTGCGCCAAAGCAGAAGTTAGTTCCGCCGTGCGCGAGGCTACGTGCTGTTCTAGTTCTTTATGCAAATTTCGGAGTTTGATGTGAGTATTGACACGCGCCAACACCTCCATTTCTTCAAAAGGTTTAGTGATATAATCAACAGCACCGATCTGAAATCCTTTAATCTTATCTGCTGTATCCGACAAAGCAGTCATAAAAATTACAGGAATGTCCTTGGTAGCTGGCGAAGCTTTGAGGCGGCGGCAGGTTTCAAAGCCGTTAATTCCCGGCATCATGACATCGAGTAAAATTAAACTCGGCAGCGTATACTGAACTTGCTTGAGAGCTCGTTCGCCGTCAATGGCGATCGCAACTTCATAACCCGCATCCGTCAACGCCTCCGAGATGACATCTAGATTAGCGGGCGTATCATCTACTACTAAAATTAACTCAGCTTCTGACATAAATATTTCTCCTGTTAGTTCAGATACTGCTTGAGCAAGTCTTCAATTTTATCAGTTTGAAAGCTCTTTGCCAATTCCAAAATAGGCTGCACAAATTCAGTATAACCCTTGTTTAGTTGTGCAATGCGTTTAGCTTCTTCAGTCAATTTTTTCAAGCGCCCCTGCTGGGCTAAATTGAGTAACAAAGCTAACTCTTCCGGTGCAGGAACTGCCATTGCTGAACTTGGCAGAAGTGAATTACCTTTAGGTTTCGGTGTTAATTGTTCCCCAGCAGTTTCATTGGAGGCTGTCTGCTGATAATTCCATTTGATTTTCAAGTGCTTTTCCACAATAAAAAATAATTCCTCAAGCTGCACAGGCTTCGGCAAAAAATCATCACCCCCAGCATCCAAACTTTTTTGCCTGTCCATCTCATAAACAGAAGCAGACGAGACGACAGTACGCAGATTTTTTAACGATTCAGAACTCCGCAACTGCCGCAGCATTTCAAAACCGTCCATCACAGGCATCGACAAATCAGCGATAATTAAATCAGGTTTTATTTTAGCTGCTTTAGCTAAACCATCCTCGCCATTTTCTGCTTCGACAACCGCAAAACCAATTGGTGCCAAGAGGCTGACAATCACTGAACGGTTCTGCCAGTTGTCATCGACAACGAGAATCGTTTTCTGAGTTCCCTGATAGCCAACAATTTGCTTTCCCGTAGCGGTGGCGGCGGCATTTACCCAGTCAGCAGCTAAGGGGAAATTGACGGTAAAAGCGAAGGTGCTGCCGCTGCCAAAATCACTGGTTACTTCAATTTTACTGTCCATTAAATTGACAATTTTGGTGCTAATTGCCAGCCCGAGTCCGGTACCTTCAGTTTTGCGGTGGGTATCTCCTACTTGTTCAAAAGGTGTAAAGATTTTGGTCATCGAATCAGGAGTCATACCGACGCCTGTATCTTCTATTTGAAAGCGAATCAGGCGATTTTGGATTTTCGATTTTCGATTTTCGATTGAAGATTGGCAATCTAGCGATTCCTCATGTTTGGTTACTTCGACTTTGAAAGTAACGCTGCCTCGATCGGTAAACTTGACTGCATTTCCCAGTAGATTAATTAAGACCTGACGCAAGCGCTTTTCATCGGCTTCTATGCCTTCGGGAAGTTCAGAGTCGGGGAGATAAATCAAATCAATTTGTTTTTGTTCGGTGCGGATGCGAACAATCTCAACAATGCTTTGTAAGAAAGATGGGAAATGAAAAGCTTTCGGATGTAAATCTAATTTGCCTGCTTCGATTTTAGAGATGTCTAGAATATCATTAATCAGTGTCAAAAGATGCGACCCGCACTGGTAGATAATGCTGACACCATTGCGCTCTTTTTCTCCCCAAGATTGCGAACGGTTCATGATTTGAGCGTAACCCAAAATGCCGTTGAGGGGAGTGCGAAGTTCGTGGCTCATGTTGGCGAGAAAGTCGCTTTTGGATTGGTTGGCGGCGTCAGCGGTTTGTTTAGCTTTTTGAAGTTGGGCGGTGCGTTCTTCTACTCGCTGTTCTAACTCATTATTGAGCTTTTTGAGCGTGGCTTCTGCCTGTCTATTTTCATTAATTACCGCAGACAAAACAAAGGTAGTAACAGCGACAACACCGATAAAAGATTGCAGCAGCAACAGCGATTCACTAACGGAAGGCCTGACAAAAGAACCCAAACCGCGGGCTGTGCCAAAAACTGCGATCGCCGAAACAATTACCACCAGCAAAGTCGATTCCCGGGCGCTGAATCGAAATGCCGACCAAATCAGCAGCGGAATCATCATATATTCGACGGGATACTGTTGCCAAAAGGCAATTTTGCTGATGACAACCAGCGATAATAGCAAAAGTCCAAATTCCGAAATCTGTTGCCACGAAAATCTTTGCTGCTGCTTGGGTTTCTGAGCCCACGCCAAAATTGCTGGCGTCACAATCAGCGTACCGATAATGGTTGAGGTAAACCAAACCCAGCAAACTTCTGGGTAAGCACTCCAAGGGCTAATTCCTCGCTGACACAGCACGGTAGCGGCAAGAGTGCCACTAATAATAGGCGTGGGTATCTGTAGCACGAAAAACCTAAAAACATCCTGCGATCTAGCTAGTAAATTTCGGTATTTTACAAAGTGATTTATCAGAAAACTTGCTGCTAGCGGATCTGCAATATTGCAGACACCAAGGAGACAGGATGTGAGTAACTCATTCTGGGGAATTATAAAGCTATTCACTAAATCCGCGAACAAGAGAGCAGGTAAAATGGGGGGCCCTATCAATAAAAAAGCAGCCAAAAATAGACCTCCTGACGGCCAAACTGCTGATATGCCATTTTGGAAGGATAGCAAGAATGATATCTTGCCAAGAATCAAGTGAATCGGAATCACTATTAATGATGCTATCAGGATTTTTTGATCTGGTATAAATGAAAAATTCCGCTTCGCTATGTGTTTTTTTTTAGCTGTCCTAGTATTTTTTGCATTCAACTCAACACTTAAACGATATGGAACTACTGTACTCCAAATTTAGGTTGGTTTGCAGTGATGCCGATCGCAATTCTGGTCAACTTCTAATAAGCCATCTCCGAGCAATTACCGACTAGCCATGTGTCTTGGACTCTCCAATTAAGCGCCCAAGCCAAATAATCAATCCCCAAAGCCCAAACAGTCTGGGAAAATTCGTACTTTTCCGAAGCAATACAACTCATGCAGGTTGCTAAAAGCACAGGCCGCTATCTCGCCGATGGAAGATTGGCAACAACTTCACTCATCGAAATCAACATCGATTGATACTCCCGGGTTCCTGCACGACTATTTGCAACCCTAATTTTCCCGCGCGTAAAACCCTAAATGATTGGAAATCGGACGCTGCTGCATCGGAATCTTGTTCTGAATCGGAGCATTTAATAATTTTGCTCCCGACGGCGACGCTACTGCCAAAGTTACCGATCCGCCACCATCCAAATTCAGCACTGTATCGGCTCCCAACTGCCTCGAAATCTCTGTTATTTCGCTTAATTTCAGCCCTTCGCTGTACAGCCTTTGCTTGCCATCTGCTACAATCAACCACAATTTTTCGCCAGTTTTGTCGATCGCCACAATTGTTCGCGGATAAGGTTTATCATCCTTGATTTTTTCCTTACTTTGTGCTACTGCTTTGCCATTTTTCACCAGCACCGTATCTCCCGCAACCCCATAGGCTGTGCCCTGAGGACAAACACCGTTTTCGACGATTTGAGCGCGGTTTTTGGCGTCAAAACAAAGGGCGGGAAAGTGTGATTCTGCTTGAGAGTAAGCCTCACCTTTAGAAATCGCGTGTCCGACGTTATTTACGCGATCGCCACTGCGGGGATAATAATTCCAAGGTGCTTCCTCAACGCACGGATAGAAGAAATTGGCGTTGACAGCTAATTGTAATTTAAATTCTTTGAGGAATTCAGTAGCGGTGCGGGCGTCGGTTTCTGTTAAATCGGGTGTGGCGCTTCCGGGTGTGACATAAATTCCAATTCCTGGCGCTTTGAGGTCGATACTAACAGTGTGAATGAGGACGGGACGAGGATTTGAGCGAAATTCGCGTCGGTAGGCGATTCCTGGAAATAGCGATCGCACTTCGTTGGTTTGTGCTGGACGCGAAAAGTAGGGAATGTTGTAGGTTAGTATTGGTGCGAGCAAGATTCCAAAACCGAGAATGTGGGAAATTTGTTGGATTTTGTGATTAAGTTTCATTTGGTGACGGAGATTTGTTTTGAATGAACCGCGTTGGCGCAGCCTGCGCGAACCGCTTAGACGCTAAGGACGCGAAGGAAGAGAAGAGAAATATGAGTTATTCTGATACCAATAATTTTAGCAATCAAGTTTTGTGCGATCGATCGTTCCGGGGACAAGTTCTTAACGGTGCTGATTTTGGCGGTGCGGATGTTCGAGGCTGCAATTTTAGAAATGCTGAGTTGGTGGGGGCGAATTTTATTGGTGCGAAAATCGGGCTTTCTGGGCGACAGATTGCTGTTTTGAGTGGCGTGGCGATCGCGATTTGTGTGATTGTGGGCGATGTTGTGACTCGGCTGATTTTGAGCACGCAAGGACAGGTACCGGGTTCTCGCAGTTGGCCTTTTGTGTTGTTGCTGTACGGGGTTTTGAGCGCTGCTGGTGTGGCTGGGGCGATCGCCCGCACGCAGCCGTCAACCTCAAAAATCGGTAGATTGGCGGGCACAATTTCTGCTATGCTATCAGGAGCTTTGTTGGGATTTTTCTATGTTGGGACTGCAACTAACAATAATTCCCAGGCTGCTTTGGCGGGAATGGCGATCGGCGGCGTGTTAATGTTTTTTGTGAGTTCTCGGATTCGCCGTCAAGTTGCTAAAATTGCGATCGTGGCGGCGGGAAGTGTGGCGACTTACGGAGCAGCTTTTTTGTTGTCTGCAACTGCTAGCGCTTTTTTGACCACTCAGAAACTGTTTTTGGGTACGTGTTTCGCTTTGCTGTCGTTGCTGTATCTTTGGTTGGCGTTTGTCTCTTTTTCTGCTATTGTTCGAGAGATTGCCAATGCTGATGGTACTTCGTTTCGAGGGGCAAATCTCACCGATGCTAAGTTCGATATCAATTGCATCAATCTCAAATCTCAAGTTTAGTCGAGTTTAACTAAAAAGAGTTACGCATCAAGCCCCAAAAACCCGGTTTTGCGATCGTCCGTGCGTTAAACTAGGAACAGGCTCTTCGGCCCCTTACACAGAAAAAAACTATTTGTGTGGAACGGGCCGAAGAGCCCGTTACAAAATTAAATTAAAATGACTTTTACAAGATATTTATACTATTTAGTAGCGCTTGCTTAAATTCCGCCGCACTTTTATAATAAATTTCAGGATTGTCAATTAAAGCCAAGTCGATTACCTTTGCTAGCGGTTTGGGAATTGCCGAAGTGCGATCGCGAATTGGAACAGCATCACTTTGCAAAACCGCCAAAAACGGATCTTGACCCTGCAAATTGCGCGGCAAACACCCCGTCAACATCGCATACAAACAAGCCGCCGCCGCCCACACATCAACCTCCGGTTTTGCATACTTAAAATCAATCACCTGTTGTCGCGACATAAAACCCAGAGTCCCTACCGCACTTCCCGTCAGAGTTTGACCGCTTAATCCCGCCAAATCGAAAGCTTTTGCTAATCCATAATCCCCAATTTTCGCAACTTGTTTCCCACCCACATTCGCCAGGAAAATATTCCCCGGTTTCAAATCCCGGTGAATCAAACCGCGTCCTTTACCAAAACTGCCATCAGCCAATTTTACATTAGGAATTTCTGCATTGTGCGTGTAAGTTAAGCCGTCCAAAACTTGCAGAATAATTGCCACAGCTTCATCCACAGGCAAAGTCGTGATACCGCGTTTTTCCATAGAATCAATAACACTACCACCTTGGCAATATTCTAATGTAAAAAAGAACGTTTCATCGGCATAACCCGATTCTTTCAACTCGACAACATTGGGATGTCTTAAACTTTTAGTATTCTCAATTTCCCGCAAAAACCAATTCACCGCCCGCTGATTCGCCGCGACTTTTGGCAACATAACTTTCAGGGCGACTTCTTCGTTTGTCAGTTTATTACGCGCCAAATAAACCAAACTAAAACCACCCTTACCCAACTCTTTTAGTAAAACGTAATCACCCAGAACTCCCACATTAGCTTCTTTGAACAGAAAAGCTTTCAGCATTTCCCACAGCTTCGGTTGATTTGAGGGAACAGTCGGGGGTTTTTCAGATTTGACAGTTTTGAGGTTTTCCGGGTCAAGGGCAATGCCAACTCGAAACGAAGTATCGCTGAGTTTGAATTCATCTCCCCCTTGCAAGTCGCATTCGGGAAATTGGATTTTTGCGGCTTCTTCAGGAGTTTGATGTGATTCTCGCTGACCGATTTTTTTGCCATTAACAAACGTACCATTTTTGCTACCAAAATCGCGGATGCGGATATCGGGAGGATTGATATCGAGGAAGCAGTGATAGCGGGAAATGGTGGAGTGTTTGTCGTCGTCGGGAATTTTGGGATAGCAGTCTTTAGCGCGGCCGATGATGCAGGTGGTGCGAGATTCAAAGGTGAATTCTTGACCTTTGAGATTGCCTTGTGTGATGGTGAGGGTGATTTTTGATGTCATATAAATTGTGAATTATGAATTTTGAATTATAGACACTCTTGCTCCCCCCCTTAGCAAGGGGGGGCTGGGGGGGGGGTAAAAAACCCGATGTTCTCATAGACACTCTTGTCTTGCTCCCCCCCTTAGCAAGGGGGGGCTGGGGGGGGTAAAACACCCGATGTTCTCAACGATTTAATCCCCTCCACAATCACCTCTAAAACCCCATCCAAATTATGATAAACATCATCATTCGTAAACCTCAAAAAATGAATTTTTGCCGACTCAATAAACTCTTGTCTTTCTGCATCATATTCTACAGCGCCATCCACAAAATGGCTGTCACCATCAACTTCCAGTGCTAATTTGATTTCTGGTGAATAAAAGTCGATCGCAAATGCTGCTACACTATATTGTCTGCGAAATTTACAATTCTCAAGCTGTCTGTTTCTGATACGTTTCCATAGCTCCTTTTCAGCTTCGGTCATTTCTCTGCGAAGTTTTTGTCGCTTGAATTTTTCTGAGCTTTTGTTGTAGAGTTTTGTCATTGTTATATAGGATTTTATTGTTGGTTGCTTGGTATTTAACCCCCCCCAGCCCCCCCTTGCTAAGGGGGGGAGCAAGAGTTAGCCCTTTTTAAATCTGGTATTTTAACCCCCCCCAGCCCCCCCCTTGCTAAGGGGGGGAGCAAGAGTTAGCCCTTTTTAAATCTGGTATTTTAACCCCCCCCAGCCCCCCCTTGCTAAGGGGGGGAGCAAGAGTTAGCCGTTTTTTAATCTGGTATTTTAACCCCCCCCCAGCCCCCCCTTGCTAAGGGGGGGAGCAAGAGTTAGCCGTTTTTTAATCTGGTATTTTAACCCCCCCAGCCCCCCTTGCTAAGGGGGGGAGCAAGAGTTAGCCCTTTTTAATGCTGGTATTTTAACCCCCCCCCCAGCCCCCCCTTGCTAAGGGGGGGAGCAAGAGTTAGCCCTTTTTAATGCTGGTATTTTAACCCCCCCCAGCCCCCCCTTGCTAAGGGGGGGAGCAAGAGTTAGCCCTTTTTAAAGGGGAGCACTAAGAGTTTTTGTGTCAGTTTTTTTTGCTGGTAGTCGCGCTTTTTCTGGGCCATCATGGGTTAATTTTGCCCAGGATTCCCAAGGCTGCATCAGTAAGAGTTTTAATAATTGCTGTTTTTTGCGATCGGGTAATTTCTCAGCTAATTCAATTACTTGGTCATCGGTTAATGTCAATGTTAATATTGGCATCGATTCACCTCTCAGTAAAAATCCGCTTTTTCAATATATCTTAACACAAAGCAATAGGCTTAGCAAGATTTAGATTGAAAAACCGAAATATTTATAAACCCGCCGCCACCCCACGCGATGATCAATAAATTCTGAATTTTGTCGAGATTTTGGGTGGGGGAGGGCGGGTTTATTTAGATTGTCGTTGAGTGATATAAATTAGGGTGAACCCGCCCATACAATTCACAATGTATGATGATGAAAGTAATACTTGACTAAGCAAAACTAGCTACTTCTACAGAACGTTCTACCGCTACACTTTTACGCTGGCGTTTAATTCTGTCGATTTCATGGAGTGTTTCGGCTGTGAGATAACTACTGCCACAATGAGGACAGCTTATTACCGGAATGTTTTCTATAACTAGCAAATCTTTGCCTTTACCATAGGTTCTGGGAATTCGGCGAACTCGCACACCTTCTGTTCCGCAAATATCACATACCATTTACTAAGTCTCCTTGCTTAAGGCACGTATACTAGGACTTACGCATGGGTATCCAGAAACCGGGTTTTTTTACGAATTATTCGCTGTAGTGCGTAGATTAGCTAAAAAACCCGGTTTCTAGCCGTGCGAGTGCGTTAGTCTTGATGATGGGATTACTCAATGGCATCCGGCGTTTTTGGCATTGGGTAAGACTTTGGATGAGTGTGCGGCGGCTTATCGCAAATTCTGCAAGCAGTATCGCCCAAAACCAAAATCTGAGAAAAAAAACCATTGGGGAAATCGGCTATTGGCTGGGCTGAAGGTGAAGGGGAAGCCAAAGCAGGCTGCGCGGGGACAGTTGTGTTTGCCTTGGGGGGAATGGGAGGTATCAGGAGAAGTTATCGAGGTGGCTGAAAAGTTCATTTTTGCTAATTGTTACAACCCGCAAATAGCGGGGCAGATACTACAAAAAAATACGGAAAAAGAGCTGGAAACTGTGGATAGTGAGTGCCAGGTATCGGAAACGTAGAACAGGCATGGCTTCGTTCAAAAAGTCTAGTTCACAAGTCTTAATAAAAATCTGTAACGCTTAGATGTTACAGTCTACAAGTCTCGACGCGAGAGAAGAGGCAAAGCACAACAAACACCACCACACCCCACCACGCCACGAAAGACACCGAGGGCCGGCCCAAAGGGCCGGGAGGTGAGCTTCTGGTGCTTTCTCTGAAAAAGTGAGGTCGTTGTAGTACAGCCATGAGTTCTTTTTTCTCCACCCTACCTTGTCGCCATACTTCTCCCAAACTTCTGTATTATACTCCCTAGTTCCCCCCAGACTTTGATAGATGCGCTTCTGCACGCTAAAGCCGAAGCGCCCATTGCTGTATTTTACCCAAAGCTGGTCAATGGTACGCAAGTCCTCGCAGGGAAAATTATCCATATGTTTTTCCTCCAGCCATCCTTCTTTCTCCCTACCCGCCACCTTTAACATCACTCTCTCCGTTTCCTCATCCGCCTCTTTCCACTTTTTAGCTGCTAATAAATTCCGCAAGTTTATATAATCCATCCCCACGGCTGAAATCACCCGCGTAGTCTCAGCAGCCACTGGTTTCGGTATCACCAAATCCAACCATTCCTGCACAGACTGCGGGCGATTTTGCGGTTCCAACTCCATCCCTTTGATAATAGCGGCATTCACCCTGTCGCTAATTTTATTATCATACTGTTTTGGCTGAATAAAAGGATCAATAATCTTTCTACCGGGCGACGGAATCGGCTTGTTATCTGTGAGCATATTATACAGCGTCGCCGCCAAAGAATAAACATCAGTATAAGCGCCAAGTTGAGGGCGTTGTTCCGCAAGTTCAATGGGTGCATAATGCTCAGTTCCCCTGCTACTATTAGTCATTAACTTTCCCGATAACGTCGCCTGTCGCGCCAAACCAAAATCAATCAAAACAGCTTCCATACCGCGCTTTCTGAGCATGATATTTTCGGGTTTAACATCGCGGTGAGTCAGGTTTTGCTTGTGGACGCAAGTCAGTGCATCGCCTAATTGCTGAATCATTGACAAAGCTTTTTGTTCCGACAAACGGCCGTTTTCTTTAAGATGGGCAGCTAAGTCAATCCCCT
Above is a genomic segment from Microcoleus sp. bin38.metabat.b11b12b14.051 containing:
- a CDS encoding ribbon-helix-helix protein, CopG family, coding for MVKKNRNVVSSNPDSKVKVGLSLTPSSADRLNAIARKLGISRSELLERLAKGALDISKDKSQVSVTWKKGEEIAVETAELEGETAEKSDSNDAITAETLLDSVSVQSNPLQVSYEASQQQLTERESTIAQLQQQLATEKQNLESQLQETVSKSSYESLQQQLSEGESAIAQLQQQLATEKQNLESQLQETVPKSSYESLQHQVAEKEHWANELQQQLASKSSDLESLQHQVAEKEHWANELQQQLASKSSDLESLQHQVAEKEHWANELQQQLASKSSDLETLQHQVADKESAIAQLHQQFATERQNLASQLQQTVSKSSYEDLQHQLAQMSSAIGNLQVQLVQFHSLEHQLSQSAAKQRNYEDLQQQSQEQQRTIKGLREQLVQMQAVAGIGEAYLNKWRRS
- a CDS encoding response regulator, with protein sequence MSEAELILVVDDTPANLDVISEALTDAGYEVAIAIDGERALKQVQYTLPSLILLDVMMPGINGFETCRRLKASPATKDIPVIFMTALSDTADKIKGFQIGAVDYITKPFEEMEVLARVNTHIKLRNLHKELEQHVASRTAELTSALAQVKQSQLQLIQNEKMSALGNLVAGVAHEINNPVGFIYGNIKELNLALQDIVEHLRLYQQECPNPGKDIEFHAVNIDLEYVLQDTAKMLSSMEIGCDRLRNISTSLRTFSRADTAVKVLANICDGIDSTLMILQHRLKAQDTRPEIQVLKEYKDIPPVKCYLGQLNQVFMNVISNAIDAVNECSYGRSYHDIEASPNKITITTELSEDRQRVVVKIKDNGKGISQDVKAHIFDHLFTTKLVGEGTGLGLSISRQIVEEMHGGTLTCSSVLGEGAQFTIALPID
- a CDS encoding MASE1 domain-containing protein → MIPIHLILGKISFLLSFQNGISAVWPSGGLFLAAFLLIGPPILPALLFADLVNSFIIPQNELLTSCLLGVCNIADPLAASFLINHFVKYRNLLARSQDVFRFFVLQIPTPIISGTLAATVLCQRGISPWSAYPEVCWVWFTSTIIGTLIVTPAILAWAQKPKQQQRFSWQQISEFGLLLLSLVVISKIAFWQQYPVEYMMIPLLIWSAFRFSARESTLLVVIVSAIAVFGTARGLGSFVRPSVSESLLLLQSFIGVVAVTTFVLSAVINENRQAEATLKKLNNELEQRVEERTAQLQKAKQTADAANQSKSDFLANMSHELRTPLNGILGYAQIMNRSQSWGEKERNGVSIIYQCGSHLLTLINDILDISKIEAGKLDLHPKAFHFPSFLQSIVEIVRIRTEQKQIDLIYLPDSELPEGIEADEKRLRQVLINLLGNAVKFTDRGSVTFKVEVTKHEESLDCQSSIENRKSKIQNRLIRFQIEDTGVGMTPDSMTKIFTPFEQVGDTHRKTEGTGLGLAISTKIVNLMDSKIEVTSDFGSGSTFAFTVNFPLAADWVNAAATATGKQIVGYQGTQKTILVVDDNWQNRSVIVSLLAPIGFAVVEAENGEDGLAKAAKIKPDLIIADLSMPVMDGFEMLRQLRSSESLKNLRTVVSSASVYEMDRQKSLDAGGDDFLPKPVQLEELFFIVEKHLKIKWNYQQTASNETAGEQLTPKPKGNSLLPSSAMAVPAPEELALLLNLAQQGRLKKLTEEAKRIAQLNKGYTEFVQPILELAKSFQTDKIEDLLKQYLN
- a CDS encoding phosphodiester glycosidase family protein, coding for MKLNHKIQQISHILGFGILLAPILTYNIPYFSRPAQTNEVRSLFPGIAYRREFRSNPRPVLIHTVSIDLKAPGIGIYVTPGSATPDLTETDARTATEFLKEFKLQLAVNANFFYPCVEEAPWNYYPRSGDRVNNVGHAISKGEAYSQAESHFPALCFDAKNRAQIVENGVCPQGTAYGVAGDTVLVKNGKAVAQSKEKIKDDKPYPRTIVAIDKTGEKLWLIVADGKQRLYSEGLKLSEITEISRQLGADTVLNLDGGGSVTLAVASPSGAKLLNAPIQNKIPMQQRPISNHLGFYAREN
- a CDS encoding pentapeptide repeat-containing protein, with amino-acid sequence MNRVGAACANRLDAKDAKEEKRNMSYSDTNNFSNQVLCDRSFRGQVLNGADFGGADVRGCNFRNAELVGANFIGAKIGLSGRQIAVLSGVAIAICVIVGDVVTRLILSTQGQVPGSRSWPFVLLLYGVLSAAGVAGAIARTQPSTSKIGRLAGTISAMLSGALLGFFYVGTATNNNSQAALAGMAIGGVLMFFVSSRIRRQVAKIAIVAAGSVATYGAAFLLSATASAFLTTQKLFLGTCFALLSLLYLWLAFVSFSAIVREIANADGTSFRGANLTDAKFDINCINLKSQV
- a CDS encoding protein kinase; this encodes MTSKITLTITQGNLKGQEFTFESRTTCIIGRAKDCYPKIPDDDKHSTISRYHCFLDINPPDIRIRDFGSKNGTFVNGKKIGQRESHQTPEEAAKIQFPECDLQGGDEFKLSDTSFRVGIALDPENLKTVKSEKPPTVPSNQPKLWEMLKAFLFKEANVGVLGDYVLLKELGKGGFSLVYLARNKLTNEEVALKVMLPKVAANQRAVNWFLREIENTKSLRHPNVVELKESGYADETFFFTLEYCQGGSVIDSMEKRGITTLPVDEAVAIILQVLDGLTYTHNAEIPNVKLADGSFGKGRGLIHRDLKPGNIFLANVGGKQVAKIGDYGLAKAFDLAGLSGQTLTGSAVGTLGFMSRQQVIDFKYAKPEVDVWAAAACLYAMLTGCLPRNLQGQDPFLAVLQSDAVPIRDRTSAIPKPLAKVIDLALIDNPEIYYKSAAEFKQALLNSINIL